A DNA window from Thalassospiraceae bacterium LMO-JJ14 contains the following coding sequences:
- the der gene encoding ribosome biogenesis GTPase Der codes for MTFTLAIIGRPNVGKSTLFNRLVGKRLAIVDDTPGVTRDRREGEASISDLKFHLIDTAGLEEATDDSIESRMRMQTEQAVASADAALLLIDGRAGVTPTDSHFAQWLRSQNTPVILAVNKCEGKQAEAGLYEAYRLGLGDPIPLSAEHGLGLDELYDALVPFREQAKAEALRAAVDEDAPLSDSGEEDDDEAVLSSPLQLAIVGRPNAGKSTLVNRLLGEERMLTGPEAGITRDAIATSWTWQDREIRLVDTAGLRKQARVEEKLEYLAVNDTFRAIQYAQVVVLVIDAEQSLEKQDLTIARKVVEEGRALIIAVNKWDTVKNRSEAMAQINDRLQTSLQQVRGVRVVTMSAKTGRGVDKLLPTVFEVFDLWNTRVPTGALNRWLSRMLEAHPPPMGSHGRRLTIRYVTQAKSRPPTFYLFSSTAGKLPDSYLRYLANGLRDDFGLDGIPIRIHTRSGKNPYA; via the coding sequence ATGACCTTTACGCTCGCCATCATTGGCCGACCCAACGTCGGAAAGTCGACGCTGTTCAATCGTCTGGTCGGCAAACGTCTGGCTATTGTCGATGACACGCCCGGTGTCACCCGCGACAGACGCGAAGGCGAAGCCTCGATTTCCGATCTGAAATTCCACCTGATCGATACCGCAGGTCTTGAAGAAGCCACGGACGACAGCATCGAAAGCCGGATGCGCATGCAGACCGAGCAGGCCGTGGCCTCGGCCGATGCCGCCCTGTTGCTGATCGACGGCCGCGCCGGCGTAACGCCGACCGACAGCCATTTCGCGCAGTGGCTCAGGAGCCAGAACACACCGGTCATCCTTGCCGTCAACAAGTGCGAGGGCAAACAGGCCGAAGCAGGGCTGTATGAGGCTTACAGGCTTGGACTGGGCGACCCCATCCCGCTTTCAGCAGAGCACGGGCTCGGTCTGGACGAACTTTACGACGCACTGGTGCCGTTCCGCGAACAGGCAAAAGCCGAAGCCCTGCGCGCCGCCGTGGATGAAGACGCGCCTCTATCGGACAGCGGCGAAGAAGACGACGACGAAGCCGTTCTTTCATCGCCCCTGCAACTGGCCATCGTCGGCCGCCCGAATGCCGGCAAGTCGACGCTGGTCAATCGCCTTCTGGGCGAGGAACGTATGCTGACCGGCCCCGAGGCCGGCATTACGCGCGATGCCATCGCCACTTCGTGGACCTGGCAGGACCGGGAAATCCGTCTCGTCGACACGGCCGGTCTGCGCAAGCAGGCGCGGGTCGAGGAAAAACTGGAATACCTCGCCGTCAACGACACCTTCCGGGCGATTCAGTACGCACAGGTGGTGGTGCTGGTGATCGATGCGGAGCAGTCGCTTGAGAAACAGGACCTGACCATCGCCCGCAAGGTGGTCGAAGAAGGACGTGCGCTGATCATTGCCGTCAACAAATGGGATACCGTCAAGAACCGCAGCGAAGCGATGGCGCAGATCAATGACCGCCTGCAGACGTCTTTGCAGCAGGTCAGAGGCGTGCGGGTCGTCACCATGTCGGCCAAGACCGGGCGCGGTGTCGACAAGCTTTTACCCACCGTGTTCGAGGTGTTCGATCTCTGGAACACGCGCGTCCCCACGGGGGCACTGAACCGCTGGCTGTCTCGTATGCTGGAAGCGCACCCGCCGCCGATGGGCTCGCACGGACGGCGCCTGACGATCCGCTATGTCACGCAGGCGAAATCGCGTCCGCCGACGTTCTATCTGTTTTCGTCGACCGCGGGGAAGCTGCCGGACAGCTATCTGCGCTATCTGGCAAACGGGCTGCGCGACGACTTCGGTCTCGACGGCATACCGATCCGCATTCACACCCGCTCGGGCAAGAACCCGTACGCCTGA
- a CDS encoding FAD-dependent oxidoreductase: MTYVIIGAGPAGVTAADTLRKADPGTDVVMIGSEPEPPYSRMAIPYVLTGLIKEEGTYLRKDEGHYDTLAIQYRQGVAVAIDPAKKTVKLEDGSEQAYSKLLIATGASPVKPPIEGLDLPAVHHCWTLEDCRNIIKYADKGADVVLMGAGFIGCIIMEALAERGVNLTVVEALDRMVPRMMNEAAGNMVKAWCEHKGVHVHTSTKVTKLEANDDKTDTLKVDLDNGKSIPAHLVVVATGVKSNIGFVEGSGMKTDQGILVDEYMRTSVDDIYAVGDCAQGPDFSTGGWAVHAVQPTAVDHGRIAGLNIAGKKAAFKGSLNMNVLDTVGLISASFGKWDGIKGGDHAESVDPENFRYMRLEFDGDKIIGALSLGRTDHIGVLRGLIQTEVPLGPWKDKLMADPHLIADAYVACSH, translated from the coding sequence ATGACTTACGTGATTATTGGCGCCGGTCCCGCCGGCGTCACTGCCGCCGATACGCTGCGCAAGGCCGACCCCGGCACGGACGTGGTGATGATCGGCTCCGAACCCGAGCCGCCGTATTCGCGCATGGCCATTCCTTATGTCCTGACCGGGCTGATCAAGGAAGAGGGGACATACCTGCGCAAGGACGAGGGGCATTACGATACCCTCGCGATCCAGTATCGCCAGGGGGTTGCCGTTGCCATCGACCCGGCGAAAAAGACCGTAAAACTCGAAGACGGCAGCGAGCAGGCCTATTCGAAACTTTTGATCGCCACCGGGGCGAGTCCGGTGAAGCCGCCGATCGAAGGGCTTGATCTGCCGGCCGTGCACCATTGCTGGACGCTCGAAGACTGCCGCAACATCATCAAGTATGCCGACAAGGGTGCGGATGTCGTCCTCATGGGCGCCGGCTTTATCGGCTGCATCATCATGGAGGCCCTGGCCGAGCGGGGCGTCAACCTGACGGTCGTCGAAGCCCTGGACCGCATGGTGCCGCGCATGATGAACGAAGCGGCGGGCAACATGGTCAAGGCCTGGTGCGAGCATAAAGGGGTGCATGTTCACACCTCGACGAAAGTCACCAAGCTCGAAGCCAACGACGACAAGACCGACACGCTGAAAGTCGATCTCGATAACGGCAAAAGCATTCCGGCGCATCTGGTTGTGGTCGCCACCGGGGTCAAATCGAATATCGGCTTCGTTGAAGGTTCCGGCATGAAAACCGATCAGGGCATCCTGGTCGACGAATACATGCGCACCAGCGTTGACGATATATACGCCGTCGGCGATTGCGCACAGGGACCGGATTTTTCGACCGGCGGTTGGGCCGTGCATGCAGTGCAGCCGACGGCGGTCGATCACGGGCGCATTGCCGGGCTGAACATAGCCGGCAAGAAGGCCGCCTTCAAAGGCAGCCTGAACATGAACGTTCTCGATACCGTCGGCCTGATTTCGGCCAGCTTCGGTAAATGGGACGGGATCAAGGGCGGCGATCATGCGGAATCCGTCGATCCGGAAAATTTCCGCTATATGCGTCTTGAATTCGACGGTGACAAAATCATCGGCGCGCTGTCGCTGGGGCGGACCGATCACATCGGCGTGCTGCGCGGTCTGATCCAGACCGAAGTGCCGCTGGGACCGTGGAAGGACAAGCTTATGGCCGATCCGCACCTGATTGCCGACGCCTACGTGGCGTGTTCGCATTAA
- a CDS encoding aldehyde ferredoxin oxidoreductase family protein, with translation MAWARKILRVNLTDGTCNSEPLNMDWANNYLGQRGLATKYFVEEVDPKVDPLDAKNKLIMATGPLTGTSASTAGRYSVITKGALTGAIACSNSGGFFGNEMKNAGYDMIIFEGKSKNPVYLFIDNDDAKLIDASDMWGTSVWDTEDAIKQKHQDPQIRVASIGVSGEKGVKYACVVNDYHRAAGRSGVGTVMGSKNLKAVAIRGTKGVGVKDPKRFFEAAAAGKAVLAGNAVTGEGLPAFGTQVLMNVINETGALPTRNHRDIQFEGAHAISAEAMAEPRESDGKPNLVRNAACFGCTIACGRISTIDRTHYTVAERPQYQIASGGLEYEAAWALGAATGVDDLDALTFANFICNEQGYDPISFGATVGAAMELYETGVITDKETGGIELKFGSAKALTDIAELTGKGEGFGAEIGLGSKLLCEKYGHPELSMSVKGQEFPAYDSRGIQGMGLTYATSNRGACHLRSYTVASEVLGIPEKTDPLVSEGKAGLVKAFQDATAVFDSAGICVFTSFAWSLEDVAPQIDAACEGDWSVDKLLEVGERIWNLERNFNNAAGFTAADDKLPDRLLKDAAKTGPAKGLTNQLDKMLPEYYQLRGWTTDGIPTNETLSRLGL, from the coding sequence ATGGCATGGGCAAGAAAAATCCTCCGCGTTAATCTGACGGATGGAACCTGCAACAGCGAGCCGCTCAACATGGATTGGGCGAACAACTACCTGGGCCAGCGTGGGTTGGCGACAAAGTACTTCGTTGAAGAGGTCGACCCGAAAGTTGATCCGCTGGATGCGAAAAACAAGCTGATCATGGCGACGGGGCCGCTAACCGGCACCTCGGCGTCGACGGCGGGCCGTTACTCGGTGATCACCAAGGGTGCGCTGACGGGCGCTATTGCATGCTCGAATTCGGGCGGGTTCTTCGGTAACGAAATGAAGAACGCCGGCTACGACATGATCATCTTCGAAGGCAAATCGAAAAACCCGGTTTACCTGTTCATCGATAACGACGACGCCAAGTTGATTGATGCCTCCGACATGTGGGGGACCAGCGTCTGGGATACCGAGGATGCGATCAAGCAAAAGCATCAGGATCCGCAGATCCGCGTTGCTTCGATCGGTGTGTCCGGTGAAAAGGGCGTCAAGTACGCCTGTGTCGTCAACGATTATCACCGCGCCGCCGGACGTTCCGGGGTCGGTACGGTGATGGGCTCGAAGAACCTCAAGGCCGTGGCGATCCGCGGCACCAAGGGCGTCGGCGTCAAGGATCCGAAACGCTTCTTCGAGGCGGCTGCCGCCGGCAAGGCGGTTCTGGCCGGCAATGCCGTCACCGGTGAGGGGCTGCCAGCTTTCGGCACCCAGGTGCTGATGAACGTGATCAACGAAACCGGGGCCTTGCCGACCCGCAACCACCGCGACATCCAGTTCGAGGGCGCGCATGCGATCTCGGCGGAAGCGATGGCGGAACCACGCGAGTCCGACGGTAAGCCGAACCTGGTCCGCAATGCGGCCTGCTTCGGCTGCACGATTGCCTGCGGGCGCATTTCGACCATCGACCGGACCCACTATACGGTCGCGGAACGTCCGCAGTACCAGATCGCTTCGGGCGGCCTTGAATACGAAGCCGCCTGGGCGTTGGGCGCGGCGACGGGTGTCGACGATCTTGATGCACTGACGTTCGCCAACTTCATCTGCAACGAGCAGGGCTATGATCCGATTTCGTTCGGCGCCACGGTCGGCGCGGCGATGGAACTCTATGAAACGGGGGTCATCACCGATAAGGAAACCGGCGGGATCGAGCTTAAATTCGGCAGCGCTAAAGCGCTGACGGATATTGCCGAGCTGACCGGCAAGGGCGAGGGCTTCGGCGCGGAAATCGGCCTTGGGTCCAAGTTGCTGTGCGAAAAATACGGTCATCCGGAACTTTCGATGTCGGTCAAGGGCCAGGAGTTCCCGGCCTACGATTCCCGGGGCATTCAGGGCATGGGGCTGACCTATGCGACATCGAACCGGGGTGCGTGCCATCTGCGGTCCTACACCGTGGCGTCGGAAGTTCTCGGTATCCCCGAGAAAACCGATCCGCTGGTCTCTGAAGGCAAGGCCGGTCTCGTCAAGGCGTTCCAGGATGCAACGGCTGTCTTCGACAGTGCGGGTATCTGCGTCTTCACGTCGTTCGCCTGGTCGCTCGAGGACGTTGCGCCTCAGATCGATGCGGCATGCGAGGGGGACTGGTCCGTCGACAAGCTTCTGGAAGTCGGCGAGCGTATCTGGAACCTGGAGCGGAACTTCAATAACGCCGCCGGGTTCACTGCCGCCGATGACAAGCTGCCCGACCGCCTGCTCAAGGACGCGGCGAAAACCGGACCCGCCAAGGGGCTCACCAATCAGCTCGATAAGATGCTGCCGGAGTACTATCAACTCCGCGGGTGGACCACCGACGGCATTCCGACAAACGAGACGCTGAGCCGTCTCGGACTTTGA
- a CDS encoding MoaD/ThiS family protein has translation MNIRIKLYASLGEYLPDDAVKNEADLNVKDGTTPTQVIMRLGLPEKMCHMVLINGVYISPDERSSKALEAGDHLAIWPPVAGG, from the coding sequence ATGAACATACGCATCAAGCTTTATGCCTCGTTGGGCGAATACCTGCCCGACGATGCCGTCAAGAATGAGGCGGATCTGAACGTGAAGGACGGGACCACGCCGACACAGGTGATCATGCGTCTTGGGCTACCCGAAAAGATGTGCCACATGGTGCTGATCAACGGCGTTTATATCAGCCCGGACGAGCGCTCCAGCAAAGCCCTCGAAGCCGGCGATCATCTGGCGATCTGGCCGCCTGTGGCGGGCGGCTGA
- a CDS encoding VOC family protein, translating to MKLTGINHLAFITPDMTGTIRFYRDLLGMELQAGIGHDGYRHYFFQCGNTQVAFFEYDGASVMEEKFHGSPTAKPLGFDHVSFTVASREELFAFKDKLEAAGLEVTGAIDHGTLWSIYFFDPNNIPLEITWDCLEILTPPAIEDDDPITIAAEGAQAQPGHWPDVSKPTLPSEMTARPGNGHAMRESFLKSGIARMKDDYAAVVGGAKSDAAE from the coding sequence ATGAAACTGACAGGCATCAACCACTTAGCCTTCATCACACCGGACATGACCGGGACCATCCGCTTTTACCGCGATCTGCTCGGCATGGAACTGCAGGCCGGTATCGGGCACGACGGCTACCGGCATTATTTCTTCCAGTGCGGCAACACCCAGGTCGCGTTCTTCGAATACGACGGCGCCAGCGTCATGGAAGAAAAATTCCACGGCAGCCCGACCGCAAAGCCGCTGGGCTTCGATCACGTTTCCTTCACCGTGGCCTCGCGCGAAGAACTTTTCGCCTTCAAGGACAAGCTGGAAGCAGCAGGCCTTGAGGTCACCGGCGCCATCGACCACGGAACGCTGTGGTCGATTTATTTCTTCGATCCGAACAATATCCCGCTGGAGATCACCTGGGACTGCCTTGAAATCCTTACCCCCCCGGCGATTGAGGATGACGATCCGATCACCATCGCCGCAGAGGGTGCGCAGGCGCAGCCCGGCCACTGGCCGGATGTCAGCAAACCGACACTGCCGTCCGAAATGACGGCGCGCCCCGGTAACGGCCACGCCATGCGGGAGTCTTTCCTGAAATCGGGGATTGCCCGGATGAAGGATGATTATGCGGCGGTGGTGGGCGGCGCAAAGTCCGACGCGGCGGAATAG
- a CDS encoding tetratricopeptide repeat protein: MAEPEDDALIREIDDELRQEQAHKLWQAYGKYVIGVAVAVVVVVAGYQGWRAYDRSVRQESTDRLIGAATLAQEGQTESAIDSLAKLEKDGLGKIEVLVKLRHAALIAKSGDAQKAADLYAGIAADNNVASSFRDLATILGAVQMLDISKDNAQAVIDKLQPLTSANNDWRNSAREVSAIAALSIGQTDKAREWLEANALDPKAPGGVRSRAQELLQAIGQ, encoded by the coding sequence TTGGCCGAGCCGGAAGACGACGCCCTAATTCGCGAAATCGACGATGAACTGCGTCAGGAACAGGCGCACAAACTTTGGCAGGCATACGGCAAGTATGTGATCGGTGTCGCTGTCGCCGTGGTTGTTGTCGTGGCCGGCTATCAGGGCTGGCGCGCATATGACCGCAGCGTCCGCCAGGAATCCACCGACCGCCTGATCGGCGCGGCGACGCTGGCACAGGAAGGCCAGACGGAAAGCGCCATCGACAGCCTGGCGAAGCTTGAAAAAGACGGCCTCGGCAAGATCGAGGTTCTGGTCAAACTGCGCCATGCCGCGCTGATTGCCAAAAGCGGTGACGCTCAGAAAGCCGCCGATCTGTATGCAGGGATTGCCGCCGACAACAACGTTGCGTCCTCTTTCCGCGATCTGGCGACGATCCTCGGAGCCGTGCAGATGCTCGACATCAGCAAGGACAATGCCCAGGCGGTTATCGACAAGCTGCAGCCGCTGACATCCGCCAACAACGACTGGCGCAATTCGGCACGTGAAGTTTCCGCCATTGCCGCCCTCAGCATCGGTCAGACGGATAAAGCCAGGGAATGGCTCGAAGCGAACGCACTGGACCCGAAAGCCCCGGGCGGCGTACGCTCAAGGGCTCAGGAACTGTTACAAGCGATCGGCCAATGA
- a CDS encoding tetratricopeptide repeat protein encodes MTFRFIFWTVLVCLIFSGTAGWIFHGDRTPDPEEQAIEAYKLTLESEKRAAEGGGVADWTRYARSLVSGPEQFRDPKQAMIWYRKAADKGYAPAQVGIGDLYAKGYGVRQDHYRAQEWYSVASRLSRNADAYFKVGEGFFRGLGAPQDYGTALSYYRTAAEQGHPVAQYLLGSMYEAGWGVERDLVEAWVWYKRALPKASAITAHEDTYDVKYALARVTKQMNASQLDLAAKRLAAVAR; translated from the coding sequence ATGACGTTCCGATTCATATTCTGGACCGTGCTGGTATGCCTGATTTTCTCCGGCACCGCCGGTTGGATATTCCATGGCGATCGCACGCCGGATCCTGAAGAACAGGCGATTGAAGCCTATAAACTGACCCTGGAATCCGAAAAACGCGCTGCCGAAGGCGGCGGTGTCGCGGACTGGACGCGTTATGCCCGCTCGCTCGTCAGCGGCCCCGAACAGTTCCGGGACCCCAAACAAGCCATGATCTGGTACCGCAAGGCGGCCGATAAGGGCTATGCCCCGGCGCAGGTCGGGATCGGCGATCTGTATGCCAAGGGATACGGCGTCCGTCAGGACCATTACCGGGCGCAGGAATGGTATAGCGTCGCTTCGCGCCTGTCGCGCAACGCCGATGCTTACTTCAAGGTCGGCGAAGGGTTTTTCCGCGGGCTCGGCGCACCGCAGGATTACGGAACGGCGCTGAGCTATTACCGGACAGCGGCCGAACAGGGTCATCCCGTCGCGCAGTATCTGCTGGGGTCCATGTACGAAGCCGGCTGGGGGGTGGAGCGCGACCTGGTCGAAGCCTGGGTCTGGTATAAACGCGCACTTCCGAAAGCGTCGGCCATCACCGCGCACGAGGACACCTACGATGTGAAGTATGCGCTGGCGCGTGTCACGAAACAGATGAACGCAAGCCAGCTTGATTTGGCCGCCAAACGGTTGGCGGCGGTGGCGCGCTGA
- a CDS encoding type 1 glutamine amidotransferase, with protein sequence MKRAPKILIADGNTKDRNDAMLAVGGELGAVLYANEIRRMFPDADLVTVYPADTDDYLPKGVALGDFDGMVMGGSGLHAFDPEPEVTRQVDLMRAALDAGLPVLGSCWGLQIAAAATGGAVNKSPRGREVGVARKISLTPAGRGHALYCDKPSVFDSPCIHYDEVTHLPSGAVVLAENAHSAVQAAVIRKGAGVFWGVQYHPEFNVPHLANLYRRYKDDMLSQGYFVDADDLERYCNELSALHQDPTRLDLRWRLGIDDDILDADQRCREIRNWVESLTLN encoded by the coding sequence ATGAAGCGCGCACCGAAAATTCTCATTGCCGACGGCAATACCAAAGACCGCAACGATGCCATGCTGGCGGTCGGCGGCGAGTTGGGGGCGGTGCTGTACGCCAATGAAATTCGCCGCATGTTCCCAGACGCGGACCTGGTGACGGTGTATCCGGCGGATACGGACGATTATCTGCCCAAGGGCGTCGCGCTCGGCGATTTCGACGGCATGGTGATGGGCGGCTCGGGTCTGCACGCTTTCGATCCCGAGCCCGAGGTCACGCGTCAGGTCGATCTGATGCGCGCAGCGCTGGACGCGGGATTGCCCGTGCTCGGCAGTTGCTGGGGGCTGCAGATCGCCGCTGCGGCGACGGGTGGCGCCGTCAACAAGAGCCCGCGCGGCCGGGAAGTCGGGGTCGCGCGCAAGATTTCACTGACTCCTGCAGGGCGCGGACATGCGCTTTATTGCGACAAACCCAGCGTCTTCGACAGCCCGTGCATTCATTATGACGAGGTCACGCACCTGCCGAGCGGCGCCGTGGTGCTGGCCGAAAACGCGCATTCCGCCGTGCAGGCCGCCGTCATCCGCAAGGGGGCGGGGGTTTTCTGGGGGGTGCAGTACCATCCGGAATTCAACGTGCCGCATCTGGCGAACCTCTATCGCCGCTACAAGGACGATATGCTGAGCCAGGGGTATTTCGTCGACGCCGATGATCTGGAGCGCTACTGCAACGAGTTATCCGCGCTGCATCAGGATCCGACCCGCCTCGACCTCAGGTGGCGGCTCGGGATCGACGATGACATCCTGGATGCCGATCAGCGCTGCCGCGAGATTCGCAACTGGGTCGAAAGCCTGACGCTCAACTGA
- a CDS encoding HAD family hydrolase produces the protein MTSAIRAANIPHMSIKAVTFDLWDTVFDDESDEVRRAAEGLQSKPETRHRLLLDALQRRYETSRAEVDIAYATANAAFYKVWQEAGITWTNRERLEVVLKGLARPLPEDELDSLSAAMERLEVDMPPDILPGVRDAIRELSTRYKLCVISDTIVTPGTGLREILAHHDLLQYFNGFAFSDEVGRSKPDAAMFEAAQRQMDVPFEQMVHLGDRDNKDIKGAQALGMKAILYTAKRDADRYSTSADAVCTTHDDLCGIIDALSEA, from the coding sequence TTGACGTCTGCCATTCGCGCCGCCAACATCCCGCACATGAGCATCAAGGCCGTCACGTTCGATCTTTGGGATACTGTTTTCGACGACGAATCGGATGAAGTCCGGCGCGCCGCCGAAGGGCTTCAAAGCAAGCCGGAAACCCGTCACAGGCTTCTGCTGGACGCGCTGCAACGCCGTTACGAAACGAGCCGCGCGGAAGTCGATATCGCCTACGCCACCGCCAATGCGGCCTTCTACAAGGTTTGGCAGGAAGCGGGCATAACCTGGACCAATCGCGAGCGTCTGGAAGTTGTGCTGAAGGGGCTCGCTCGCCCTTTACCGGAAGACGAACTGGACTCGTTGTCCGCGGCGATGGAACGGCTCGAGGTCGATATGCCGCCCGATATCCTGCCGGGCGTGCGCGATGCCATTCGCGAGCTCAGCACCCGATACAAGCTTTGCGTGATTTCAGACACCATCGTGACGCCGGGAACGGGCCTCAGGGAGATTCTCGCGCATCATGATTTATTGCAATATTTCAATGGCTTCGCCTTTTCCGACGAAGTCGGCCGCTCGAAGCCCGATGCCGCCATGTTCGAAGCCGCGCAACGGCAGATGGATGTCCCGTTCGAGCAGATGGTGCATCTCGGCGACCGCGACAACAAGGATATCAAGGGCGCGCAGGCGCTCGGCATGAAGGCGATTTTATATACGGCGAAACGCGATGCCGACCGCTATTCGACGTCCGCCGACGCGGTTTGTACAACGCACGACGATCTGTGCGGCATCATTGACGCGTTAAGCGAGGCATAA
- a CDS encoding MarC family protein codes for MDISPKVIETGLVAFTTFFAVIGPIDVAAIYAGLTAGMPAAHRRRTAIKGVLVATGILLAFAFFGKSVLGYLGITLASLKTAGGILLLLVGINMVLAHSSGISSTTDDEAEEAAHRTDISVFPLATPLIAGAGTMGAVVLLMADAHGDTLRTAAVLGALLANLCLSMIFLLMATQIQKLLGVTGLNVISRVVGVLLTALAVQFIFDGIRGSNLLQGIS; via the coding sequence ATGGATATTTCGCCGAAAGTCATCGAAACCGGGCTCGTCGCCTTCACCACGTTCTTCGCCGTCATCGGGCCGATTGACGTCGCCGCGATCTATGCCGGGCTGACGGCGGGGATGCCGGCGGCGCACCGCCGCCGCACCGCGATCAAGGGCGTCCTTGTCGCGACCGGGATCCTTCTGGCGTTCGCCTTTTTCGGCAAGTCGGTACTGGGATATCTCGGCATCACGCTGGCGTCCCTGAAGACCGCCGGGGGGATTTTGCTGCTGCTGGTCGGCATCAACATGGTGCTGGCGCATTCGTCGGGCATCAGCTCGACCACCGATGACGAAGCCGAGGAGGCCGCGCACCGCACCGACATATCGGTGTTTCCGCTGGCAACGCCCCTGATTGCCGGGGCCGGGACCATGGGCGCCGTGGTGCTTTTGATGGCCGACGCACATGGCGACACGTTGAGGACCGCAGCCGTACTTGGCGCACTGCTCGCCAATCTGTGCCTTTCGATGATTTTCCTGCTGATGGCGACGCAGATACAGAAACTGCTCGGCGTCACCGGGCTGAATGTGATTTCGCGCGTGGTCGGGGTTTTACTGACGGCGCTCGCCGTGCAGTTCATCTTCGACGGCATTCGCGGCAGCAATCTGTTGCAGGGGATCAGTTGA
- a CDS encoding PQQ-binding-like beta-propeller repeat protein, whose amino-acid sequence MTFTARQLRVASRTGIHVLMLMTVVALGGCGSLRDWDPFSQREKPLPGERIAVLTNERSLRADVAPGEANIVLPAPSPNDSWPMAGGYANHAMHHITVRDNLSEAWSRDIGAGADDELRFVATPIVGDGVVFALDTESQLSAYTLQDGDTLWSADLEPDIDDEGHIGGGIAYERGRVFVATGFGVVFAVDAKTGETIWQEKVGIPMRVAPAVRGGRVFVVTVDNNLIVLDARDGQTIWTHAGSQETASLLGGASPAIDSGIVVVPYSSGEIYALRADTGRVLWQDNLVSIRRTDAVASLAQIRGRPVIDRGRVIAISHAGVMAAIDLRTGRRVWAREIGGTESPWIAGDYIFTITNENELICVSRDEGKVLWVTGMPRFEDPEHKEDPIVWTGPILASDRLIVAGSNGEALAISPYDGRLLGIVEMPDSVAVPPIVANGSVIFLADDADLVAYR is encoded by the coding sequence ATGACATTCACCGCGCGACAGCTTCGGGTTGCTTCCAGAACCGGCATTCATGTTCTCATGTTGATGACCGTGGTGGCGCTCGGCGGCTGCGGTTCGCTGAGAGACTGGGACCCGTTCAGCCAACGCGAAAAGCCGCTGCCGGGTGAGCGCATTGCCGTGCTTACCAACGAACGGAGTCTGCGTGCGGATGTCGCGCCCGGCGAAGCGAATATTGTGCTGCCGGCGCCAAGCCCGAATGACAGCTGGCCGATGGCCGGCGGTTACGCCAATCACGCGATGCATCACATTACCGTCCGTGACAATCTGAGCGAAGCCTGGAGCCGGGACATCGGCGCCGGTGCCGACGATGAACTGCGTTTCGTTGCGACACCGATCGTCGGGGACGGCGTGGTTTTCGCCCTGGATACGGAATCGCAGCTTTCGGCCTATACCCTGCAGGACGGCGACACCCTGTGGAGCGCCGATCTGGAACCCGACATCGATGACGAAGGCCATATCGGCGGTGGTATCGCCTATGAGCGCGGCCGGGTCTTCGTGGCGACCGGCTTCGGGGTGGTTTTCGCCGTCGATGCGAAAACCGGCGAAACGATCTGGCAGGAAAAAGTCGGTATCCCGATGCGTGTTGCCCCGGCGGTTCGAGGCGGCCGCGTCTTCGTCGTCACCGTGGACAATAACCTGATCGTGCTCGATGCACGCGACGGCCAGACAATCTGGACACACGCCGGCAGCCAGGAAACCGCTTCGCTTTTGGGCGGAGCGAGCCCGGCCATCGATAGCGGCATTGTCGTCGTCCCCTATTCCTCGGGAGAGATCTACGCGCTGCGCGCCGATACCGGCCGCGTGCTGTGGCAGGACAATCTGGTTTCGATCCGCCGTACCGATGCCGTCGCGTCGCTGGCGCAAATTCGCGGCCGGCCGGTCATCGATCGGGGCCGGGTCATTGCCATCAGCCATGCCGGCGTGATGGCGGCCATCGATTTACGGACGGGCCGGCGCGTCTGGGCCCGTGAAATCGGCGGCACCGAAAGCCCATGGATTGCCGGCGATTACATTTTCACGATCACCAACGAGAACGAACTGATTTGCGTTTCGCGCGATGAAGGCAAGGTTCTATGGGTGACCGGCATGCCTCGCTTCGAGGACCCGGAACACAAAGAGGACCCGATTGTATGGACCGGGCCGATTTTGGCCAGCGACCGTCTGATCGTCGCCGGATCGAACGGCGAAGCGTTGGCTATTTCGCCTTATGACGGGCGTCTGCTTGGCATCGTGGAGATGCCGGACAGTGTTGCCGTGCCGCCGATCGTCGCCAACGGCTCCGTGATTTTCCTGGCCGACGATGCTGACCTTGTTGCCTATCGGTGA